Sequence from the Tistrella mobilis genome:
GTGGGCGTCGCGAAGATCGCGAGCGTGCCCAGCACCGCCAGAAAGGTCAGCGGCAGGGTCATGCTCTTCTGTTTGGCCGGCGCGCGCCGGGCCGCGGTCTTCTTCTTCGCCATCCTTGCCCCCGCCGGTCAGACGTCGCCCAGGGTGAGTGCCGCCAGCACCCCGAGCAGGATCATATAGCCCAGCATCGCCGCCACCTGCCGGCCGAAATGCTGCGCCTCCAGCCGCCGTGCCGCCCGGGTCTCGTTCAGCCGGCGGATGCCGAAAGACAGCTGGGCATGCAGCGCCTGGGCATTGGCCATGCCGCGGTTGTCGGCCTCGCGCCGTTCGGGATTGTCGACGATCGCCCGAAGCGCACTCAGGGAGCCGAGCGGCGCCACCCGCTCCAGCTCCTTCTCCATCCATTCCCGCGTGGTCTTGGCGTTATAGCTCTGCACCACCGGCCCCAGCCGCTGTACCAGCCAACGGGCCAGCATCGGCACCCGCACCTGAGGCTGGGTTTCCTGAGCCAGGCTCAACAGGTTGAGCTGGGCAAGCCGTTCCGAGGCCTCGCCGTCGCCGCCCACCACCACGCCGCGCAGCGCCCCGGCATAAGAGATGCTGAGTTTGGTGGCGATGAAGGCGGCAATATGGCGGTCGACCGGCGCCGTGCCCCGCCCCGCCCCGCGGGCGCGGTGATCCAGCGCCATCAGCAGGTCGGCCACGCTCTGCGGATAGGCGTCGGCGACCAGCGGGCTCAGGCATGGCAGGGTCGGGTTCAGGTCGTAGAGCACCCGCTCCAGCCCGAAGCCCATCATCGGCTCGGCCACGAAACCGCGCAGCCGCATGAAATCGGCCATCTCGCTCTGCGCCAGGCGCCGCTTGGTCTGATCGTTCGGATCGACCAGGCTGAGCCCGATCATCGGCAGGCCTTCCATCAGCATTTCGGCCATGGCCTGGCGGGTGTCGCGGTCGTCGTCGAGAAAGGCGACCGCGATCAGCGGCCCCAGCCCGTCCTTCATCACCGCCACATGGCGCAGCCGCAGCGGCCCCTCGGGATCGAGCGCCCCCAGCACACGGGCCAGCGTGGCATCGCCGCCCGGCCCGGCATCGACCCGGCCGGCGGCGATCGCCTGGGTGATCATGTTGCCGCGCCGCTCGTCGCCGATCGCCCGGGCGACCCAGCCGTCGAGCTTTTCGTCGATCACGATCCTGAGCGATTCCCGCCAGTTCTCGGCCAGCGCGGTGGCGAGACTCATGGCATTGGTGTGCTCGATGCCCTTGAAGATGAAGGATCGCGCCGCCTGCGGCCGGGTGGAATGCATGGCGCCGATGCTGCGCCGGCCGTCCAGCCAGGCCCTGACCTCTTCATAGCCCCAGCGTTCCTCGGCATTGTCGCTCAACAACCCGCGCAGCAGGCCGCCGACATCGGTGCCGAACCGCGCCCGATCGGTCAGCGCCACATAGGATCCGCGCTCCAGCCGGCGGCGCATCAGATCTGCCGCGGCATCCGCACTTTCCAGCCCCGGCACCCGGCGGGCCAGCGCCGAGGCGAAAAGCGCGCCCAGCGCAAAAAAATCCTCGCGCGGGCCGCCCTCGCCCCGCCCGGCCGGCAGGGCGGCCGCCCGTTCGACGCTTTCAAAGGCGATCGGCTGGCCCTCGCCCGGCGGGCCGCACAGACAATCGCCCAGCGCGATGCGGGTCCGGGCCAGATCGGCGAAATAGAGATTGTCGAGCGCGATCGCCCGATGCGCCATGCGCGCGTCGTGCAGCGCCTTCAGCGCCGCGATCAGCGGCCGGAGCAGCAGCCGCGACAGTTCCAGATCGTCGCGGTTCTGGCCGTCGGTCTTCAGCCAGTCGATCACCCGGCCGCCGAGCGGGCGTTCCAGGATCACCGCGAAACGCCGGCCCTTGCCGTCGCCCGGGTCGATCACCCCGCCTTCGACGGTGCGCAACAGCCCGGGCTGATCGATCCGGCGGACCACCCGCAGCCAGTCGTCGCGCACCGGCCGGCCACGCCGGGCGACCAGGGCGATCAGCGGCCGGTCCTTCTCGCGCAGATCCTCGGCGCCGAAAGCCTCGACATGCGGCCGGTCGAACTCCTCCAGCCGCACGCCCGGTATCATCCGGTAGCGTCCGCCGATGATGGTATGTTCGGTCTGCCCGGCTTCCGACATCCAGACGCGCCCCGCCCCTGACCTCTGCGTCCCCTGACCTCTGCGTCTTCCGGCCGCGCCGTTCCCCTCCGGTCGCGGTCCCCCACCTGTATACCCGGTTCCGGAGGATGCTGCACGGCCGAAGGGGCGCCTCAACGACAGGGCCGCCGGCAGAAATCCACCGGCGGCCCTGATCCCGTCCCGTCCTGCGACGATCCGATCAATCGATGAACGGATCGTGGACCAGGATGGTGTCCTCGCGCTCGGGGCTGGTCGACAGCAGCGCCACCGGCGCCTCGATCAGCTCTTCCACCCGGCGGATGTACTTGATGGCGGTCGCCGGCAGATCGGCCCAGGACCGCGCGCCCTGGGTGCTCTCGCTCCAGCCCTCGATGGTCTCGTAGACCGGCTCGATCTCGGCCTGGGCCCGCGGGCTCGACGGCAGATAGTCGATGACCGCCCCCTTGTGGCGATAGCCGGTGCAGACCTTGATCTTCTCCAGCCCGTCGAGCACGTCGAGCTTGGTCAGCGCGATGCCGTCGATGCCGCCGGTCTTGATGGCCTGGCGAACCGCAACCGCATCGAACCAGCCGCAGCGGCGCGGACGGCCGGTGACGGTGCCGAATTCATGGCCGCGCTCGCCCAGCAGCTTGCCGATCTCGTCATGCAGCTCGCTCGGGAAGGGGCCCGAGCCGACGCGGGTGGTGTAGGCCTTGGTGATGCCCAGCACATAGCCGATCTGGCCGACCGCGAAACCGCTGCCGGTCGCCGCCTGCGCCGCCACCGTGTTCGACGAGGTGACGAAGGGATAGGTGCCGTGGTCGATGTCGAGCATCGCCCCCTGGGCGCCCTCGAACAGGATGCGCTTGCGGGCGCGGCGGGCCTCGTTCAGCGTCCGCCAGACCGGGTCCATATAGGGCAGCAGCTTCGGCGCGATCTCGTCGAGCTTCGCCATCACCTCGTCGCGCGAGAACCGCTCTTCGGCGCCGAGGCCGGTGAGCAGCGCGTTGTGGTGCAGCAGCAGATCGTCGAGCTTGGTCGCCAGCAGGTCGCGATCGGTCAGGTCGCAGAGGCGGATCGCCCGGCGGGCGACCTTGTCCTCGTAGGCGGGCCCGATGCCGCGGCCGGTGGTGCCGATCTTGTTGCCGCCGCGCGCGGCTTCACGCGCGCGGTCGACCACGCCGTGCAGCGGCAGGATCAGGCAGACATTCTCGGCGATGCGCAGCGTGTCGGGGGTGATCTTCACCCCCAGCTTGCCGATCCGGTCGATCTCGTCGAGCAGGGCCCAGGGATCGACGACCACGCCATTGCCGATCAGCGACAGCTTGCCCCGCACCACGCCCGACGGCAGCAGGCTGAGCTTGTAGGTCTTGCCGTCGATAACCAGCGTGTGACCGGCATTATGGCCGCCCTGGAACCGCACCACCACGTCGGCACGGTGCGACAGCCAGTCGACGATCTTGCCCTTGCCCTCGTCGCCCCACTGGGAGCCGACAACGACCACGTTGCTCATGAGCTTACGCCCCCCGGATATCGATGGCGTCGAGCGGGATGGCATCAGCCCCCCGCAGGATGTGGGAACAGCCCTGCGCGCGCGCCTCCGCGACAGGGTCGGTCTCGGGCGCAAGGCCCTGGACGGTGATCCAGCCGTCGGCACGGAAGGTACGGCCCGCAACCGGGCCGCAGCCGAACGGCAGGTAGAGGTGACGCGGCCGAACGGGCGCATCGATCGCCCGGAGCACGCTGTCCATATAAAGACTGAAGCCGGTGGCGGGCTCGCCGCCGCCGTTCTGATCGGCCCCGGCGACATAGCGGCCGCCGCTGCCCAGCTCTCCGCGCACGCCGGCTGCAAACAGCGAGAAGCTGACGCCGGTCTGATAGTCGAGCCCGCGATGCTCGATCGGATCGATCGTCACCTGGGCATCCAGATCGGCCAGGTCGATGACCCGGACCACATCGGCGACCATGGCGACCAGGCGGCGCGCCTCGGCCGGCAGCTCCAGCGCATCCAGCCGGGCCAGCGCCTCGGCGGCGATGCCCGCGGCATCCAGCAGCCCGGCATAGAGCGGTGCCGCGGCGCCGGCGAGTTCGGCCACCGCCGTCGGATCCTTGCGGTCCAGCGCCTCGCGCAGCGGGCCCAGCTGATCGGTCGGCAGGCCGAAGGCCTCGGCCACCACATCGACCATGGTCGGCAGGTTGAGATCGATGGTCAGCCCCTTCACGCCGATGCCGGTCAGTGCCTCGGCGGCCAGCCGCACCACCTCGGCATCCGCCGTGGGTTCGGGCGCGCCGATCAGCTCGATACCGACCTGGGCGAACTGGCGTTCGGGCCGCAGCATGCCGCCGCGCACGCGCAGCACCTGGCCGGCATAGGACAGGCGCAGCGGCCGGGCGGCATGGGCCAGGCGGGTGGCGGCGATGCGGGCCAGCTGCGGCGTCATGTCGGCGCGCACGCCCATCATCCGCTGCGACACCGGATCCATCACCCGGAAGATCTGGGCGGCGAGCAGCCGGCCCGGGCCGGTCAGCAGGCTGTCTTCGAATTCCACGAGCGGCGGCTTCACCCGCGCATAGCCTTCGGCCGCGAAATGAGCCATCAGCCGCTCGATCGTCTGCGCCTCGAAGGCGGCATCGGGCGGCAGAAGGTCCTGCAACCCGTTCGGCAGGAGCGCGCGCTGGCGGTCGTCGATCATCGGCCCCGGTCTCAACCCATGGAAAATATCCGGACCGTGTCTTTCCACGGCCGGTTCAGGACGCACGAAGGCCGTCACGACCCCGTTTCCCGGGTGCCGGCGGCCGGGGCGGAGTGTAGCCCCCCGGGCCCCGGCACTCAACCGCAAACGCACGAAACCGGCCGCCCCCGAGGGAACGGCCGGTTTCGCAGGTTGACGGCGAGCGTGGGCCCGCAAGCCGGGCACGATCGCAGAAGGCGCTCAGAAGCTGAGCGACAGGGCCGTGATCACGTTCGGCAGGCCCTGGACCTGCTTCAGCACCGCCTCGCGCAGGGGCTGGTCGACCTCGATCAGGCAGATCGCGCGGGCGCCGGGCGCCTGACGGCCGAGATGGAAGCTCGCGATGTTGATGCCCGATTCGCCGAGCGTGCGGCCGACGCCGCCGATGAAGCCCGGCTTGTCGTTGTTGACCACGAACAGCATGTTCTCGGCCAGTTCGGCTTCGATCGCCACATCCTCGACCGAGACCAGACGCGGGCGGTTGCCGGCGATCAGGGTGCCGGCGACGCTGCGGCCGCCGCGCTCGTCCGACACGGTCAGCTTGATCTGGGTCTGGAAATCGGTCGCCTTGTC
This genomic interval carries:
- a CDS encoding adenylosuccinate synthase is translated as MSNVVVVGSQWGDEGKGKIVDWLSHRADVVVRFQGGHNAGHTLVIDGKTYKLSLLPSGVVRGKLSLIGNGVVVDPWALLDEIDRIGKLGVKITPDTLRIAENVCLILPLHGVVDRAREAARGGNKIGTTGRGIGPAYEDKVARRAIRLCDLTDRDLLATKLDDLLLHHNALLTGLGAEERFSRDEVMAKLDEIAPKLLPYMDPVWRTLNEARRARKRILFEGAQGAMLDIDHGTYPFVTSSNTVAAQAATGSGFAVGQIGYVLGITKAYTTRVGSGPFPSELHDEIGKLLGERGHEFGTVTGRPRRCGWFDAVAVRQAIKTGGIDGIALTKLDVLDGLEKIKVCTGYRHKGAVIDYLPSSPRAQAEIEPVYETIEGWSESTQGARSWADLPATAIKYIRRVEELIEAPVALLSTSPEREDTILVHDPFID
- a CDS encoding protein kinase family protein codes for the protein MSEAGQTEHTIIGGRYRMIPGVRLEEFDRPHVEAFGAEDLREKDRPLIALVARRGRPVRDDWLRVVRRIDQPGLLRTVEGGVIDPGDGKGRRFAVILERPLGGRVIDWLKTDGQNRDDLELSRLLLRPLIAALKALHDARMAHRAIALDNLYFADLARTRIALGDCLCGPPGEGQPIAFESVERAAALPAGRGEGGPREDFFALGALFASALARRVPGLESADAAADLMRRRLERGSYVALTDRARFGTDVGGLLRGLLSDNAEERWGYEEVRAWLDGRRSIGAMHSTRPQAARSFIFKGIEHTNAMSLATALAENWRESLRIVIDEKLDGWVARAIGDERRGNMITQAIAAGRVDAGPGGDATLARVLGALDPEGPLRLRHVAVMKDGLGPLIAVAFLDDDRDTRQAMAEMLMEGLPMIGLSLVDPNDQTKRRLAQSEMADFMRLRGFVAEPMMGFGLERVLYDLNPTLPCLSPLVADAYPQSVADLLMALDHRARGAGRGTAPVDRHIAAFIATKLSISYAGALRGVVVGGDGEASERLAQLNLLSLAQETQPQVRVPMLARWLVQRLGPVVQSYNAKTTREWMEKELERVAPLGSLSALRAIVDNPERREADNRGMANAQALHAQLSFGIRRLNETRAARRLEAQHFGRQVAAMLGYMILLGVLAALTLGDV
- a CDS encoding ATP phosphoribosyltransferase regulatory subunit; its protein translation is MIDDRQRALLPNGLQDLLPPDAAFEAQTIERLMAHFAAEGYARVKPPLVEFEDSLLTGPGRLLAAQIFRVMDPVSQRMMGVRADMTPQLARIAATRLAHAARPLRLSYAGQVLRVRGGMLRPERQFAQVGIELIGAPEPTADAEVVRLAAEALTGIGVKGLTIDLNLPTMVDVVAEAFGLPTDQLGPLREALDRKDPTAVAELAGAAAPLYAGLLDAAGIAAEALARLDALELPAEARRLVAMVADVVRVIDLADLDAQVTIDPIEHRGLDYQTGVSFSLFAAGVRGELGSGGRYVAGADQNGGGEPATGFSLYMDSVLRAIDAPVRPRHLYLPFGCGPVAGRTFRADGWITVQGLAPETDPVAEARAQGCSHILRGADAIPLDAIDIRGA